AACGCGTTCGTGGTCGTCCTGCTGTTCTGTGCTGGCATCGATGGTGCCGCCCGGGTGGCGCGGTGGGTCGGTCGGACGAGCGCGCGACGCAGGCGGGTCGTGCATGTCGGCTGGGCCGCGTTCACCCTGGCGGCGGCCGTCGTGTCGGTCGGCCACTTCCCGTTCGGCAACCTCACGCACGACACGTGGTGGCCGGAGTCGGGGCGGCAGCGCGCGGCGGCGACCGCGGTGGCGACGATCCCCGACGGCGCGACCGTCGAGGTGCTGAACAACCTCGGTCCCGCGCTCACCGGCAGGTGCGCCGTGCGGCTGCTCGACCGCACCCCGCGTGACGCGCCGTGGGTGATCACCGACACGAGGATCCGCACGTTCCCGTTCCGCACCCTCGCCGAGCAGCGCGGCCGGCTGGGCGTTCTCGAACGCGACGGCTACCGCCGGGTGTGGAGCGGTCAGGGGTACGTCGTGCTGCACCGGAGCGGCTCGTGAGGGACGACTCGGCGAGCGTCGACCCCGCCGGCCGGTTGCTGGTGCGGCTGTCGACGTGGCCCGCACTGGTGCTCGCCGGGTTCCTGGCCGTGGCGTTCCCGCTCGTCCTCGGCGGCGTCTTCTCGCCGCTGCCGGCGTTCGGGCTCACCGCGGTGGTCGCGGCGCTCTTGCTGGTGTGGGTGCGCCGTCCCGCGCGGCTGCACCGGACCGACACGCCGTGGTGGGTGGCGTGGTCGGTGCTCGCCGTCGCCGTCGCGTTCGGCGTCCTGGAATGGCTGACCCACTCCGAGCAGATCCTCGTGGAGCGTGACCCGGCCGCGTACGTGCAGTTCGGCTGGTGGCTCGCCGAGCACGGGGGTCTGCCCGTCGAGCAGCACCGGGAGGCGTTCGGCGGCGGCGTGCCCAGTCTCTCGTGGAACAGCCCGGCGTTCTACCAGGTCGGCACGGCGATCTGGCCGCAGTTCATGGTCGGCCTGCCGACGGTGCTCGCCGCCGCGGCGTGGATCGGCGGTGTCGGCGGCATGCTCGTCACCAACGCGGTCGTCGGCGCATTGTCCGTGCTCGCGTTCGGCGGGCTCGTCGCCCGGCTCGTCGGGCCGCGGTGGGCACCGCTGGGCGCCTTCCTGCTCGCGTTCTGCTACCCGCAGCTGTTCGTGGCGAAGTCCGCGTACAGCGAGCCGCTCGCGCAGCTGCTCGTCGTCTCCGCGCTGTGCCTGCTCGTGGACTGCCGGGTGCTGCGTGGCAGAGCCGCGTGGGCCGCGGCCGGCGCGGCGGGGCTGCTGCTCGGCATCGGCGAGCTGGTGCGGATCGACGTGCTGCGCGACCTCATTCCGGCGGTGGCGCTGGTCGGGGTGTTCGCCGCGCGCCGGCGGGCGTACGCGCTGCCGTTCGGGGCGTTCCTCACGGTCGGTTTCGCGTTCGGCGCGCTCGACGGTGTGCTGCTGAGCCGGCCGTACGTCGAGGCGCTGCGCGGGTCGCTCGTGCCGCTGCTCGGTGTCGCGGGACTGACGGTGCTCGCCGCCGTCGCGTACGCGGTGCTCGGCAGGCGCGGTCGGCTCGGTCCGCTGACACCCGAGCGGCTGCGCGCCGCGCGGATCGGCCGCGTGTCGCTGCCGACGGTGGCGGGAGCGCTGGTGCTGGTGGCGTTCGTGGCGTTCGCGACCCGGCCGCTGTGGCAGACCGTGCGCGGTGCCGACGGATCCACGGGCGACTACATCAGGCTGCAGCAGCGCAGCCAGGGCCTCCCGATCGACCCCGGCCGCTGGTACTACGAGTGGAGCCTGCACTGGGTCGCGTGGTGGGTCGGCTGGCCGGCCGTGGTCCTGGCGGGCGTCGCGGCGGCGGTGCTGACCGTCCGGCTGGTGCGCGGGCGCGCCCCACGCTGGCTGCCGGTCCTGCCGCTGCTGCTGTGGAGCACCGCGACGACGTTGTGGATGCCGTCGATCACACCGGACCACCCGTGGGCCGACCGCAGGCTCGTCCCCGTGGTGCTGCCGGCCGTCGTGCTGCTGGCGTGCTGGGGGCTGCGCTGGTGCGTCCGGCGGGTGCGCGAGGGCCGGCCCGGCCGGTTGCCCCGGGTGGTCGCCGTCGTGGGCGTCCTCGCCCTGCTCGTACCGGTGGGGTACGCGTCCGGCCCGCTGGCCTGGCGCGCGACGCACCGCGGGGAGATCCGCGAGCTCGCCGACCTGTGCCGTGCGATCGGGCCGAACGCCGCGGTGATCGGCATCGACCGTGCGACCAACGTGTACATGCAGGCCGTCCGCGGCATGTGCGGCGTACCGATCGCGCGCTTCTACGACGCGGAGCCGGTACGCGTCCGCGCGGCCGTCGCCGCGGTCGAGCGTTCCGGCCGCCGTCCGGTGCTGCTCGGCGGGAGCCCGGAGACGCTGGCGAAGGTGACCGACGCGACCCCACGCCACGTCGTCGACCTGCGCAGCACCCAGGACCAGCACAACCTGCTCGAACGCCCCACCCACACCGTCCGCAAGGGCCTGACCGGCTGGCTGGCGTTCCCGTCCTGACGGGTAGGTTCGCTGCGTGGTCGAGCGGCGGCGGGTCCTGGCGTGGGTGCGCATCGTGCTCGGGGTCGCGGTCGCGGTCGGCGTCGTGCTGGCACTGGCCGACCAGTGGCCGCGTGTGCGCCCGCACCTCGCGCGGTTCGATGTCCCGCTGGTGGTGTCGGCGTTCCTCGCCGTGCTCGTCGCGCTCGGCGCGAGCATGCTGTCGTGGCGCGCGGTCCTGACCGAGCTCGGGTCGCGGCTGCCGTTGCGCGACGCCGCGCGCATCTACTTCGTCGGGCAGGTCGGCAAATACCTGCCGGGCAGCGTGTGGCCGGCGCTCGTCCAGATGGAGCTCGGCCGGTCCGCGGGCGTGCCGCGGTCGCGGATGGGCGTGTCGTTCGTGCTCGCGCTCGCGCTGAGCCTGCTGACCGGTGCGGTGATCGGGCTGCCGTCGGTGCTCTCGACCGGCCGTTACCTGCTGCCCGCGCTCGGCATCATCGTGCTCGTGCTGCCGGTGCTGCTCGTGCCCCGGCTGCTCGGCGCCGTGCTCGACCGCGGGCTGCGGCTGCTGCGCCGGCCGCCGCTCGAACGCCCGCTGACGCGCAGGGGCATCCTCAAGGTCGTGGGGCTGTCGGCGATCGGCTGGGTGGCGTACGGCGTCCAGGCCTGGCTGCTCGCCGTCGACCTCGGTGCCCCCCTGGCGCAGACCCTGCCCGTGGCGGTCGGTGCGTACGCCATCGCGCTGGTGCTCGGCGTCGTCGTCGTGCTCGCGCCCGCGGGCGTCGGCGTCCGCGAGTTCATGCTGGTCGTGGGGCTGGCGAGCGTCCTCACCGGAAACGCGGCCACGGCGCTCGCGATCGTGTCACGCGCCCTGGTCACGGTGGCCGACGTCGCCACCGCCGCCATGGGACTGCTGCTGCGCCGGCCGGCGGCTGACAAGGTGCGGGGACGCTGACGGCTGGCGATACGCTCGGGCCTCATGGCCACCCCCGCCCGTCACCCCGTCGAGCTGGTCGATCCGACCAGGCGCCACTACACGCTGTCACCCGCCGTCGCCGACGTCAGCGGCCCGCGGCCGCTCGCCACGATCGTCCTGCCCTGCTACAACGAGTCGGCCCACGTCCTGCGCGAGATCGAGCGCATCACGTTCGCCATGGACACCAGCGGCATGAGCTACGAGCTCCTCGTCATCGACGACGCGTCGACCGACCGCACGCTCGAGGTGCTGCAGGAGGCGCTGCCGAGGTTCCCCCGGATGCGCCTCATGCCGTTCCGGCGCAACGGCGGCTCCGGCACCGCGCGGCGGATCGGCACCAGGGAGTCGCGCGGCGAGATCGTCGTATGGACCGACGCCGACCTCACCTACCCCAACGAGCGCATCCCCGAGTTCATCCGCTACCTGATCGAGCACCCCGAGTGCGCCCAGGTCGTCGGCGCGCGCACCGCCGAGCGCGGCACGCTCCGGGTGCTTCGCGTGCCCGCGAAGTGGTTCATCCGCAAGGTGGCCGAAGGCCTCGCCGGGGTGAAGATCGCCGACCTCAACTCCGGCATGCGGGCGTTCCGCCGCGAAGTGTCGCTGCCGTTCCTGCGACTGCTGCCGCCAGGCTTCTCCTGCGTCACCACGATCACGCTGGCGTTCCTGTCGAACCAGCACGACGTCGACTACCTGCCGATCGACTACGGCAAGCGGTCCGGGCAGTCGAAGTTCCATCCGTTGCGCGACGCCTACCGCTACATCCTCCAGGTCGTCCGCATGGTGATGTACTTCAACCCGCTCAAGGTGCTCCTGCCGCCGGCGCTCGTCCTGCTCGGAGTCGGCGTCGCCAAGGCGGTGTACGACATGATCGTGCACCCGTTCTACTTCGCTGCCAACACGATCCTGCTCTTCATGACGGGGCTCATCATCGGCTCGTTGGCGCTGCTCGCCGACCTCGTCGTGCGGTCGCGGTCCGAGTAGCGTGAAGGTCGCGATCGTCGGGCCGACCCATCCCTACAAGGGCGGCATCGCGCAGTCGACCACCACCCTCGCGCGGCAGCTCGGCGCCGCGGGGCACGTGGTCGATGTCGTCTCGTGGTCGGCGCAGTACCCCGACTTCCTGTACCCAGGGGAGCAGCGCGTACCGGCCGACCGTCCCGAGGTCGAGCCGTGGCCGCGCGCGACGTACCCGCTCGCGTGGTACCGGCCCGACGGCTGGGTGCGGACGGGTCGCAGGCTGCGGGCGTACGACGTCGTCGTGTTCGTCCTCGTCACCCCGGTGCAGGTGCCGGCGTACCTCACGATGCTCGCGGCCCTGGGACGGCGACCGTCCGTCCGCACCGTCGTGCTGTGCCACAACGTGCTGCCGCACGAGCGCCGCATGGTCGACCCGACGCTGGTACGCGCGCTGTTCCGGCGCACCGACGGCGCGCTCGTGCACTCGGGTGACCAGGCGCGCATGGCCCGTGGCCTGGGCGCGCGGCAGGTCGCGGTCGCGGAGCTGCCGTCCGGTTTTCCGACGCTCGCGGGTGCGGAGCCGGCGGTCGTGCCCGACGCGGACGTGCACCGCCGGCTGCTGTTCTTCGGCCTCGTCCGGCCGTACAAGGGCCTCGACATCCTGCTGGCCGCGCTGGCGAAGGTCCCCGGCGTCGGCCTGACGGTGGCGGGGGAGTTCTGGGGCGAGACGCTGCGGGTCACCGAGCTGACGGTCGACGAGCTCGGCCTCCGCGACCGGGTCGAGATCCGCGCGGGCTACGTCGACGCCGCGGAGGTGCCCGCCCTGTTCGCCGGCACCGACGCGCTGGTGCTGCCGTACCGGCAGGCGACGTCGTCGTACAACGCCGACGTCGCGTTCCAGTACGGCGCACCGGTCGTGGTCACCCGCGCGGGCGCGCTCGCCGATCGGGTGAGCGACGGCGTCGACGGTCTCGTGTGCGCGCCCGACGACGTCGACGACCTCGCGGCGGCACTGCGGCGGCTCTACGGCGAGCCCGGCCTGCTCGCCGCCCTGCGCGCGGGCGTACGTCCGCCCGACCACACCGGCAAGTGGGAGCGCTACGCCGAGGCGCTCCTCGCCGCGGCCGGGTGACCGGAGTCAGCGCCGTGCCGGTTTGGCCCGCTCGATCTCGAGGTCGTTGTCGACCATCATCTCGACGATCTGGCGGAAGCTGACCGTCGGCGACCAGCCGAGCTCCTCCCTGGCGCGCGTCGCGTCCCCGACGAGTACGTCGACGTCGGCCGGGCGGAAGAAGCGCTCGTCCTGGACGACGTGCGGCTGCCAGTCGTCGATGCCGACGCGCGCGAACGCGAGGTCGAGCAGGTCGCGCACCGAGTGCTGGGTGCCGGTCGCGACCACGAGGTCTTCTGGCTCGTCGCGCTGCAGCATGCGCCACATCGCGTCGGTGTAGTCGGCCGCGTATCCCCAGTCACGGTGCACGTCGAGGTTGCCGAGCGTCAGCGTGTCGTGCAGCCCGAGTGCGATGCGCGCGACGCCCTGGGTGATCTTGCGGGTGACGAACTCGTACCCGCGTCGCGGGCTCTCGTGGTTGAACAGGATGCCCGAGCAGGCGAACGCGCCGTACGACTCGCGGTAGTTCATCGTGATGTAGTGGCCGAACGTCTTCGCGACGCCGTACGGCGACCGCGGGTGGAACGGCGTGGTCTCCGACTGCGGTGTCTCGCGCACC
Above is a window of Streptosporangiales bacterium DNA encoding:
- a CDS encoding glycosyltransferase; protein product: MATPARHPVELVDPTRRHYTLSPAVADVSGPRPLATIVLPCYNESAHVLREIERITFAMDTSGMSYELLVIDDASTDRTLEVLQEALPRFPRMRLMPFRRNGGSGTARRIGTRESRGEIVVWTDADLTYPNERIPEFIRYLIEHPECAQVVGARTAERGTLRVLRVPAKWFIRKVAEGLAGVKIADLNSGMRAFRREVSLPFLRLLPPGFSCVTTITLAFLSNQHDVDYLPIDYGKRSGQSKFHPLRDAYRYILQVVRMVMYFNPLKVLLPPALVLLGVGVAKAVYDMIVHPFYFAANTILLFMTGLIIGSLALLADLVVRSRSE
- a CDS encoding UPF0104 family protein — protein: MVERRRVLAWVRIVLGVAVAVGVVLALADQWPRVRPHLARFDVPLVVSAFLAVLVALGASMLSWRAVLTELGSRLPLRDAARIYFVGQVGKYLPGSVWPALVQMELGRSAGVPRSRMGVSFVLALALSLLTGAVIGLPSVLSTGRYLLPALGIIVLVLPVLLVPRLLGAVLDRGLRLLRRPPLERPLTRRGILKVVGLSAIGWVAYGVQAWLLAVDLGAPLAQTLPVAVGAYAIALVLGVVVVLAPAGVGVREFMLVVGLASVLTGNAATALAIVSRALVTVADVATAAMGLLLRRPAADKVRGR
- a CDS encoding glycosyltransferase, which gives rise to MKVAIVGPTHPYKGGIAQSTTTLARQLGAAGHVVDVVSWSAQYPDFLYPGEQRVPADRPEVEPWPRATYPLAWYRPDGWVRTGRRLRAYDVVVFVLVTPVQVPAYLTMLAALGRRPSVRTVVLCHNVLPHERRMVDPTLVRALFRRTDGALVHSGDQARMARGLGARQVAVAELPSGFPTLAGAEPAVVPDADVHRRLLFFGLVRPYKGLDILLAALAKVPGVGLTVAGEFWGETLRVTELTVDELGLRDRVEIRAGYVDAAEVPALFAGTDALVLPYRQATSSYNADVAFQYGAPVVVTRAGALADRVSDGVDGLVCAPDDVDDLAAALRRLYGEPGLLAALRAGVRPPDHTGKWERYAEALLAAAG
- a CDS encoding NAD-dependent epimerase/dehydratase family protein; the protein is MPRVLITGITGQDGLYLGELLAAKGYEVFGLVNGQSNPKAERVNDVVPSAHLLEGDLRDLASLISALEISQPDEVYNLGAISFVGLSWKQAELTGEITGMGVLRMLEAIRIHTQNDMGRVRFYQASSSEMFGKVRETPQSETTPFHPRSPYGVAKTFGHYITMNYRESYGAFACSGILFNHESPRRGYEFVTRKITQGVARIALGLHDTLTLGNLDVHRDWGYAADYTDAMWRMLQRDEPEDLVVATGTQHSVRDLLDLAFARVGIDDWQPHVVQDERFFRPADVDVLVGDATRAREELGWSPTVSFRQIVEMMVDNDLEIERAKPARR